Genomic segment of Candidatus Sulfotelmatobacter sp.:
TCGGGGCATTCGCAAATCCCGGAAATTCACGCCCTTCCTCGGTTGAACGGCCGGGTGCGCGCAGGCTAGGGGACGACCTATCCCATGTCAACGAAATGTTGGTGATGGAGGGCTCGAGGGCTGGAGTTGGGGAGGCGGGTTGTGGGAGGCGCAGGGCTCGTTTCCTGTTCTACACCGTGATCGTCCGGTCGCGCCGCAAAATTCACTGGGAATCGCGGATTCCGGCCCCAATCCCGGCCCCGGGCCTCAGTCGCGCACTGATCATCTCACGGCTGGACAGCCTCGGGGAAGCTCGGATAGCGTGCCGCGGCCGCGCCGGAGCGTGGCTCCCTCGCGTCGGCGCGGCCTTGCCCAGCGCCCGGGGACCCTCCCATCGCCCAGCCCGCCCAGCTCTCGCCACAATTCGATCCGCTCGCGCGCGTCTCCGCGGCGGTGTTCCTGATCTGGGTCGCGTCGGGCTACTGGACGGTGGCGCCCATGTCGATCGCCGTCGGGGTGCTGGCGGCGATCACGCTGGCGCGCTGGACGATTCGCCCGGGGCCGCGCTGGAGCCGCTCCCCCATGGATCTCGCCGGGGCGGGCTGGGCCGTCGCGCTGGCGCTCTCCGCGCTGTTCGCCGTGGACCGCTCGGCGAGCCTGCCGCGCCTCACCAAGGCGCTCTTCCCGTTCCTGGTCGGGCTCACCGCCTGGCAGGCGCGCGATTCTCGAGTGGGCCGGCCGGCGGTGTATGCCCTGCTGATCTCCGCGACGCTTTCCGCAGCCACCGGCCTCGCGATCTACTTCGCGAAGGGCGCGGCCTACCCGGCGCGAGCGCGCGGGCCGGTCGGGCACTACATCACCTTTGGCGGGCAGCTGATGATCGCCTGCTGCGTGGCGCTCGCGCTTCTGCTCCGGGCCCGCGGCGGCCGCGCGCGCGCGCTCGCCGCCGTGGCGCTGGCGGTGTGCGGCGCGGCGCTCGCCTTCACCTACACGCGCAGCAGCTGGCTCGGGCTGATCGCCGGCGCCGCGGTGATGCTGGCGGTGAGGCGACCATGGGCACTGGCGGCGCTCGCCGCGCTGGTCGCGCTGGCGGCGCGCTTCGGCCCGGCCGGATTTCGAGCGCGCTTCCTCAGCGCCTTCGATCCGGCCAACGCCAACAATCAGCAGCGCGAACTGATGTGGCAGGCGGGCGCGCGCATGTTCCGCGACCATCCACTTACCGGCGTCGGACTGCAGGACCTGCACGCGCTCTACCAGCGCTACAAGTCCCCGGGCGCCTGGGAGCCGGCCGGGCATCTGCACAGCGTGCCGGTCCAGGTAGCGGCCACCATGGGCACGGTGGGGCTGCTCGCGCTACTCGGGCTGTGGATCGGTCTCGCTCGCACCACCGGCTGGCGACTGGTCGCGCGCGCGCGGC
This window contains:
- a CDS encoding O-antigen ligase family protein; the encoded protein is MFLIWVASGYWTVAPMSIAVGVLAAITLARWTIRPGPRWSRSPMDLAGAGWAVALALSALFAVDRSASLPRLTKALFPFLVGLTAWQARDSRVGRPAVYALLISATLSAATGLAIYFAKGAAYPARARGPVGHYITFGGQLMIACCVALALLLRARGGRARALAAVALAVCGAALAFTYTRSSWLGLIAGAAVMLAVRRPWALAALAALVALAARFGPAGFRARFLSAFDPANANNQQRELMWQAGARMFRDHPLTGVGLQDLHALYQRYKSPGAWEPAGHLHSVPVQVAATMGTVGLLALLGLWIGLARTTGWRLVARAR